A genomic stretch from Desulfolutivibrio sulfodismutans DSM 3696 includes:
- a CDS encoding alpha/beta fold hydrolase, whose translation MGRAERPLFARLTRYAATFFALALVAGLVCRGAGWAETAEPQRTVAAADGTLLDVRVLGQGPPLLLLTGYAMTSGMWDQEFVRGLAAGHTVILMDNRGMGPSALPPGAEISIGRMADDAATVLEALGLGRADVLGWSMGGMIALELALARPEAVCSLALMSSVADMGLLLPALNRMGTMGGEEIRGAMFPADWLAAHPGVWARVVPRPRPPDMAVIQGQEAAMRRWPGAMGRLLELRGPVLLLAGGADWVCPPEAQQAMYDRLDGRTAAPTVLAMVGQGSHWMMHQFPDMLAGMVNGFLAAGRAGPPGEEARPSPQAACKGHDAR comes from the coding sequence ATGGGACGCGCTGAAAGACCGCTTTTCGCACGCCTGACGCGCTACGCCGCCACGTTTTTCGCGTTGGCGCTTGTGGCCGGGCTCGTCTGCCGGGGGGCCGGTTGGGCGGAAACGGCCGAGCCCCAGCGCACTGTGGCCGCCGCCGACGGGACGCTCCTCGACGTGCGCGTCCTGGGCCAGGGGCCGCCGCTGCTGCTTCTGACCGGCTACGCCATGACCAGCGGGATGTGGGATCAGGAGTTTGTCCGGGGACTTGCCGCCGGGCACACGGTGATCCTCATGGACAACCGGGGCATGGGGCCGTCGGCCCTGCCCCCCGGGGCGGAGATCTCCATAGGCCGCATGGCCGACGACGCCGCAACCGTCCTGGAGGCCCTCGGCCTCGGACGGGCCGACGTGCTCGGCTGGTCCATGGGTGGCATGATCGCCCTGGAGTTGGCCCTGGCCCGGCCGGAGGCGGTCTGTTCGCTGGCGCTTATGTCCAGCGTGGCGGACATGGGGCTGCTTCTCCCGGCGCTAAACCGCATGGGGACCATGGGCGGCGAGGAGATTCGCGGGGCCATGTTCCCGGCCGACTGGCTGGCCGCCCATCCCGGGGTGTGGGCCAGGGTGGTCCCCAGACCCCGGCCGCCGGACATGGCGGTGATTCAGGGGCAGGAGGCCGCCATGCGCCGCTGGCCGGGGGCCATGGGACGGCTCCTTGAGCTTCGCGGCCCGGTGCTTCTTTTGGCCGGGGGCGCGGACTGGGTCTGCCCGCCCGAGGCGCAACAGGCCATGTACGACCGTCTGGACGGCAGGACCGCTGCCCCGACGGTCCTTGCGATGGTGGGCCAGGGGTCGCATTGGATGATGCACCAGTTCCCGGACATGCTGGCCGGGATGGTGAACGGTTTCCTGGCCGCAGGCCGGGCCGGGCCGCCGGGTGAAGAGGCGCGCCCGTCCCCGCAGGCTGCTTGCAAAGGGCACGACGCCCGATGA
- the ettA gene encoding energy-dependent translational throttle protein EttA: MAVTEPNKIIYSMLRVSKFHDKKPILKDISLSYFYGAKIGVLGLNGSGKSSLLKILAGVDKDFQGETHVSPGFTIGFLEQEPLVDSAKTVRQVVEEGAAETVALLKEFEEINAAFAEPMDDEAMDKLITRQGEVQEKLDALDAWDLDSKLDMAMDALRCPPPDTPVSQISGGERRRVALCRLLLQQPDILLLDEPTNHLDAESVAWMEHHLQSYPGTVIAVTHDRYFLDNVAGWILELDRGRGIPWKGNYSSWLEQKEQRLKQEEKAESERQKTLARELEWIRMSPKGRHAKGKARINAYESLLGQEGEKRSKDLEIYIPPGPRLGKNVIEATGVSKAYEDVLLVEDMTFTVPRGAIVGIIGPNGAGKTTLFRMITGEVAPDAGEFKVGESVALAHVDQNRAALDPAKTVFEVVSEGYDTIRLGNRDVNSRAYLARFNFTGQDQQKKVELLSGGEKNRLNLALLLKSGANVLLLDEPTNDLDVNTLRALEDALESFAGSAMVISHDRWFLDRIATHILAFEGDSKVVFFEGDYSEYAADRKARLGSDADVPHRIKYRKFARG, encoded by the coding sequence ATGGCCGTCACCGAGCCCAACAAGATCATTTATTCCATGCTTCGGGTCAGCAAGTTTCACGACAAAAAGCCCATTTTAAAAGACATTTCCCTGTCCTATTTCTACGGCGCGAAGATCGGCGTCCTGGGCCTCAACGGCTCGGGCAAAAGCTCGCTTTTGAAAATCCTGGCCGGGGTGGACAAGGACTTCCAGGGCGAGACCCACGTCTCCCCCGGGTTCACCATCGGCTTCCTGGAGCAGGAGCCCCTGGTCGATTCCGCCAAGACCGTGCGCCAGGTGGTGGAGGAAGGCGCGGCCGAGACCGTGGCGCTTTTGAAGGAATTCGAGGAGATCAACGCCGCCTTCGCCGAGCCCATGGACGACGAGGCCATGGACAAGCTCATCACCCGCCAGGGCGAGGTGCAGGAAAAGCTCGACGCCCTGGACGCCTGGGACTTGGACAGCAAGCTGGACATGGCCATGGACGCCCTGCGCTGCCCGCCGCCGGACACCCCGGTGTCCCAGATCTCGGGCGGCGAACGCCGCCGGGTGGCGCTGTGCCGCCTGCTTTTGCAGCAGCCGGACATCCTGCTTCTGGACGAACCCACCAACCACCTGGACGCCGAGTCCGTGGCCTGGATGGAGCACCATCTCCAGAGCTATCCGGGCACGGTCATCGCCGTGACCCATGACCGCTATTTCCTGGACAACGTGGCCGGTTGGATTCTGGAGCTGGACCGGGGCCGGGGCATCCCCTGGAAGGGCAACTATTCCTCATGGCTGGAGCAGAAGGAACAGCGCTTAAAGCAGGAGGAAAAGGCCGAGAGCGAGCGCCAGAAAACCCTGGCCCGGGAACTGGAGTGGATCCGCATGTCCCCCAAGGGCCGCCACGCCAAGGGCAAGGCCCGCATCAACGCCTACGAGTCCCTTTTGGGCCAGGAAGGCGAAAAACGCTCCAAGGATCTGGAAATCTACATCCCGCCAGGACCGCGCCTGGGCAAAAACGTCATCGAGGCCACGGGCGTGAGCAAGGCCTACGAGGATGTGCTTTTGGTTGAGGACATGACCTTTACCGTGCCGCGCGGGGCCATCGTGGGCATCATCGGTCCCAACGGCGCGGGCAAGACCACCCTTTTTCGGATGATCACCGGCGAGGTCGCCCCGGACGCCGGGGAATTCAAGGTGGGCGAAAGCGTGGCCCTGGCCCATGTGGACCAGAACCGGGCGGCGCTTGATCCGGCCAAGACCGTGTTCGAGGTGGTCAGCGAGGGCTACGACACCATCCGCCTCGGCAACCGGGACGTGAATTCCCGGGCCTACCTGGCCCGGTTCAACTTCACCGGCCAGGACCAGCAAAAAAAGGTCGAGCTGCTGTCTGGCGGCGAGAAAAACCGGCTCAACCTGGCGCTGCTTTTAAAATCCGGGGCCAACGTGCTGCTTCTGGACGAACCCACCAACGACCTGGACGTGAACACCCTGCGGGCCCTGGAAGACGCCTTGGAGAGCTTTGCCGGGTCGGCCATGGTCATCAGCCACGACCGCTGGTTTCTGGACCGCATCGCCACGCACATCCTGGCCTTTGAGGGCGACAGCAAGGTGGTGTTCTTCGAGGGCGACTATTCGGAATACGCCGCCGATCGCAAGGCCCGGCTCGGCTCCGACGCCGACGTGCCGCACCGCATCAAGTACCGCAAGTTCGCCCGGGGCTAG
- a CDS encoding aldehyde ferredoxin oxidoreductase N-terminal domain-containing protein, which produces MSPLSPNSFDRTACFRVLVVDLAARRGDVVILDGRDQVMGGSGLAALLYQKYGLPGEPAFHPGQPLIFAIGPLTGAFPLMSKTVCGFKSPYVENYAESHAGGRSALSLRFAGYDALVITGRAAAPAAVVLGSRTLQVVDVHYLWGADIFTAGKLLRKIVPGNSGHRSILRIGPAGENRQAYACINVDTYRHFGRLGAGAVMGAKNLKGVVIHGDADLPFPENKNYTKLFADIHSKATATDMMEKYHNLGTPVNVLPLNELKSLPWRNLQATADPDAGKISGEEFADKLLMSNAACSGCPVGCIHVGMLREMFSDKHRFYIRQVPYDHEPNFACGSMLGVTDPKEILALIDAADRQGLDAISAGVALAWATEAMQKGLVTPETALTTLAFGEPEGYKTALYHLGHMTNDFYAALGRGAGYAAAQYGGGDFACVLGQEMAGYATGETYFVSQTIGFRHSHLDTGAYSFDQKNKDQDIEATLKFLLDDERERVLLNNLVSCLFARGVYKPALIAEALDCLGFSTLAHTLDETSETVRNLRWKLKIQTGFDPATTRIPKRFSEIVTWKGAVDADYMERLRTAYAQKIIALAGENAPAAGT; this is translated from the coding sequence ATGTCCCCCCTGTCGCCGAATAGTTTCGACCGCACGGCCTGCTTCCGCGTGCTGGTGGTGGACCTTGCGGCCCGGCGCGGGGATGTGGTGATCCTGGACGGCCGCGACCAGGTCATGGGCGGCAGCGGTCTGGCCGCCCTGTTGTATCAAAAATACGGCCTTCCCGGCGAACCGGCCTTTCACCCCGGACAGCCGCTCATTTTCGCCATCGGGCCGCTCACGGGCGCATTCCCCCTCATGAGCAAGACCGTGTGCGGGTTCAAGTCCCCGTATGTGGAAAACTACGCCGAATCCCATGCCGGGGGGCGCTCGGCCCTGTCCCTGCGCTTCGCCGGATACGACGCCCTGGTGATCACGGGGAGGGCCGCCGCCCCGGCGGCCGTGGTGCTGGGGTCGCGCACGCTCCAGGTGGTGGACGTGCATTATCTGTGGGGCGCGGACATCTTCACCGCAGGCAAGCTTCTGCGCAAGATCGTGCCCGGCAATTCCGGCCACCGCAGCATCCTGCGCATCGGCCCGGCAGGCGAAAACCGCCAGGCCTACGCCTGCATCAACGTGGACACCTACCGCCACTTCGGGCGCCTGGGCGCAGGCGCGGTCATGGGGGCCAAAAACCTCAAGGGCGTCGTCATCCACGGCGATGCCGACCTGCCCTTTCCCGAAAACAAAAACTACACCAAGCTTTTTGCCGACATCCACTCCAAGGCCACGGCCACGGACATGATGGAAAAGTACCACAACCTGGGCACGCCGGTGAACGTGCTGCCCTTAAACGAGCTCAAGTCCCTGCCCTGGCGCAACCTCCAGGCCACGGCCGACCCGGATGCGGGCAAGATCTCGGGCGAGGAGTTCGCGGACAAGCTGCTCATGAGCAACGCCGCCTGTTCCGGCTGTCCCGTGGGCTGCATCCATGTGGGCATGCTGCGGGAGATGTTTTCGGACAAGCACCGCTTCTACATCCGGCAGGTGCCCTACGACCATGAGCCCAACTTCGCCTGCGGCTCCATGCTCGGGGTCACGGACCCCAAGGAGATCCTGGCCCTGATCGACGCCGCCGACCGGCAGGGCCTGGACGCCATCTCGGCCGGAGTGGCCCTGGCCTGGGCCACGGAGGCCATGCAAAAGGGGCTGGTGACCCCGGAGACGGCCCTGACCACCCTGGCCTTCGGCGAACCCGAGGGCTACAAGACCGCCCTGTATCATCTGGGACACATGACCAACGACTTCTACGCCGCCCTGGGGCGCGGCGCGGGATATGCCGCCGCGCAGTACGGCGGCGGCGACTTCGCCTGCGTGCTGGGGCAGGAGATGGCCGGCTACGCCACGGGCGAGACCTATTTCGTGTCCCAGACCATCGGCTTCAGGCATTCCCACCTGGATACCGGGGCCTATTCCTTCGACCAGAAGAACAAGGACCAGGACATTGAGGCCACCCTGAAGTTTCTGCTCGACGACGAGCGGGAGCGGGTGCTTTTGAACAACCTGGTGTCCTGCCTGTTCGCGCGCGGGGTCTACAAGCCCGCGCTCATCGCCGAGGCCCTGGACTGCCTGGGGTTTTCGACCCTGGCCCACACCCTGGACGAGACCTCGGAGACGGTGCGCAACCTGCGCTGGAAACTCAAGATACAGACCGGATTCGATCCTGCCACCACGCGCATCCCCAAGCGGTTTTCCGAAATCGTCACCTGGAAGGGGGCCGTGGACGCGGACTATATGGAACGGCTGCGCACGGCCTACGCCCAAAAGATCATCGCCCTGGCCGGGGAAAACGCCCCGGCGGCCGGAACCTGA
- a CDS encoding 4Fe-4S binding protein: protein MKVHRAARMERCIGCHACSLACARLVHKTISWNASGIRIKSSGGVTSGYQAVLCLACDPPPCAAACPTGAMTPRKSGGGVLHKRSVCIRCGKCAAACPVGAIALDDQQAPYVCIHCGRCIEFCPHGCLELFDAEEKRPLCQEACHVPPVAE, encoded by the coding sequence ATGAAAGTCCATCGTGCCGCAAGAATGGAACGCTGCATCGGATGCCACGCCTGCTCCCTTGCCTGCGCCAGACTGGTCCATAAAACGATTTCCTGGAACGCCTCGGGCATCCGCATCAAGTCCTCGGGCGGGGTGACCAGCGGCTATCAGGCCGTGCTGTGCCTGGCCTGCGATCCGCCGCCCTGCGCCGCGGCCTGCCCCACCGGGGCCATGACCCCCCGCAAATCCGGCGGCGGAGTCCTGCACAAACGTTCGGTGTGCATCCGGTGCGGCAAGTGTGCGGCGGCCTGCCCCGTAGGGGCCATCGCCCTGGACGACCAGCAGGCCCCCTACGTGTGCATCCACTGCGGCCGGTGCATCGAATTCTGCCCCCACGGCTGCCTCGAACTCTTCGACGCCGAGGAAAAACGTCCCCTTTGCCAGGAGGCCTGCCATGTCCCCCCTGTCGCCGAATAG
- the pgi gene encoding glucose-6-phosphate isomerase, which yields MRPTELPSWMALRAHAGDMRDVRLRDLFAADAGRFATFSRRLGEDILVDFSKNRITATTFGHLASLANQCGLDRKIAAMFAGEKINVTEERAVLHTALRNRVNRPIHVDGADVMPEVNRVLKKMRGFSERVRGGDWKGFTGRPITDAVNIGIGGSDLGPRMVAEALAHYASDAPRLHFVSNVDGTHLAETVRRLDPETTLFLVASKTFTTQETMANAHSARDWLVGRLGDQAAVARHFVAISTNRQGVADFGIDPDNMFEFWDWVGGRYSLWSAIGLSIALAVGMDRFEELLDGAFEVDEHFRTTPFVDNIPAILGLVGVWNGEFLGAASHAVLPYDQYLARFPAFLQQGDMESNGKRVTVSGQWVDYETGPIIWGEPGTNGQHAFYQLIHQGTRLVSGDFLVAANALNPLGDHHLLLAANCFAQTEALMRGKTEDEARAELAATGVSGDRLTLLARSKTFPGNRPTTTILYRKLTPKILGSLIALYEHKIFVQGAVWDINSFDQMGVELGKKLAGVIEKELRGATPSAAHDASTTGLLAAYRKMR from the coding sequence ATGAGACCCACGGAACTGCCTTCCTGGATGGCCCTGCGGGCCCATGCCGGAGACATGCGCGACGTGCGCCTGCGCGACCTGTTCGCCGCCGATGCCGGGCGGTTCGCCACGTTTTCCCGCCGCCTGGGCGAAGACATCCTGGTGGATTTCTCGAAAAACCGCATCACGGCCACCACCTTCGGCCATCTGGCCTCCCTGGCCAACCAGTGCGGCCTGGACCGCAAGATCGCGGCCATGTTCGCGGGCGAAAAGATCAACGTCACCGAGGAGCGGGCCGTGTTGCATACGGCCCTGCGCAACCGCGTCAATCGGCCCATCCATGTGGACGGCGCGGACGTCATGCCCGAGGTCAACCGGGTGCTGAAGAAGATGCGCGGCTTTAGCGAACGGGTGCGCGGCGGCGACTGGAAGGGGTTCACGGGCAGGCCCATCACCGATGCGGTCAACATCGGCATCGGCGGCTCGGACCTTGGGCCGCGCATGGTGGCCGAGGCCCTGGCCCACTATGCGTCTGATGCGCCGCGCCTGCATTTCGTGTCCAACGTGGACGGAACCCACCTGGCCGAGACCGTGCGGCGTCTTGATCCCGAGACCACGCTCTTTCTTGTAGCCTCCAAGACCTTCACCACCCAGGAAACCATGGCCAACGCCCATTCCGCCCGGGACTGGCTGGTTGGGCGGCTCGGGGATCAGGCCGCCGTGGCCCGGCACTTCGTGGCCATCTCCACCAACCGCCAGGGCGTGGCCGACTTCGGCATCGACCCCGACAACATGTTCGAATTCTGGGACTGGGTGGGCGGCCGCTATTCCTTGTGGTCGGCCATCGGGCTATCCATCGCGCTTGCCGTGGGCATGGACCGTTTTGAGGAGCTTCTCGACGGGGCCTTCGAGGTGGATGAACATTTTCGCACCACCCCCTTTGTGGACAACATCCCGGCCATCCTGGGGCTGGTGGGGGTCTGGAACGGTGAATTTCTGGGGGCCGCGTCACACGCCGTCTTGCCCTACGACCAATATCTGGCCCGGTTTCCGGCCTTTTTGCAGCAGGGCGACATGGAATCCAACGGCAAGCGGGTGACCGTGTCCGGCCAGTGGGTGGACTACGAAACCGGCCCCATCATCTGGGGCGAGCCCGGCACCAACGGCCAGCACGCCTTCTATCAGCTTATCCACCAGGGCACCCGGCTGGTGTCCGGCGATTTCCTGGTGGCCGCCAATGCGCTCAATCCCCTGGGCGACCATCATCTGCTTTTGGCCGCCAACTGCTTCGCCCAGACCGAGGCCCTCATGCGCGGCAAGACCGAGGACGAGGCCCGGGCGGAACTGGCGGCCACCGGAGTCAGCGGCGACCGGCTGACGCTTCTGGCCCGGTCCAAGACCTTCCCCGGCAACCGGCCCACAACGACCATTTTATATCGCAAGCTTACGCCCAAGATACTGGGGAGCCTCATCGCCCTGTACGAGCACAAGATCTTCGTCCAGGGGGCCGTGTGGGACATCAATTCCTTCGACCAGATGGGCGTGGAGCTGGGCAAGAAGCTGGCCGGGGTCATCGAAAAGGAACTGCGCGGGGCGACGCCCTCGGCGGCGCACGACGCGTCGACCACGGGACTTCTGGCGGCGTATCGGAAGATGCGGTGA
- a CDS encoding YnfA family protein, producing MLVKTYGFYLLAAFGEIAGCFAFWAWLRLGKSPLWLIPGMASLAAFAFFLTRIDTDAAGRAYAAYGGIYILASLAWMWAIEGQRPDLWDVSGVSLCLVGGALILFGPR from the coding sequence GTGCTCGTCAAAACCTATGGATTTTATCTGCTGGCCGCTTTCGGCGAGATTGCGGGCTGTTTCGCCTTCTGGGCCTGGCTGCGGCTGGGCAAAAGCCCGCTCTGGCTCATCCCGGGCATGGCGTCCCTGGCGGCCTTCGCCTTCTTTCTGACCCGCATCGACACGGACGCGGCAGGCCGGGCCTACGCCGCCTACGGCGGCATCTACATCCTGGCCTCTCTGGCCTGGATGTGGGCCATAGAAGGGCAACGCCCGGACCTGTGGGACGTCTCCGGGGTGTCCCTGTGTCTTGTGGGCGGGGCCTTGATCCTTTTCGGCCCCAGGTAA
- a CDS encoding cobalt transporter — protein sequence MTALHPDTSPAAASPGPVRFSPASSLAAMDPRVKLATALVLGPIIWRFGPGATAVSTLTLALLAFLTVPGSSFGPAALRGNAVFVILWAAAKALFDIWGGVAPAAACAESAVFGARLLSLICLGLILAASTSPRQMGAALSYALTPVLGRRAWKAALALALLVHNLPLAWTAGAAIRRTMRLRCPDLPFSRKPGLFATALLRAVSLTAYDRTMAVAARNLDRPEAWRPVFVHPWRGALPCALAVVLAAAGLLWP from the coding sequence ATGACCGCCCTCCATCCCGACACGTCTCCCGCGGCCGCATCTCCAGGCCCTGTCCGGTTTTCCCCGGCCAGTTCCCTTGCGGCCATGGACCCCCGGGTGAAGCTGGCGACGGCCCTTGTGCTGGGGCCGATCATCTGGCGGTTCGGTCCCGGGGCGACCGCCGTCTCCACCCTGACCCTGGCCCTTTTGGCCTTTCTCACGGTTCCCGGATCAAGCTTCGGCCCGGCCGCCCTGCGCGGCAACGCCGTCTTCGTCATCCTCTGGGCCGCAGCCAAGGCCCTGTTCGACATCTGGGGCGGCGTCGCCCCGGCCGCAGCCTGCGCCGAAAGCGCGGTCTTCGGGGCCAGGCTGCTGTCCCTGATCTGTCTGGGGCTGATCCTGGCCGCCTCCACCTCGCCCCGCCAGATGGGCGCGGCCCTGTCCTACGCCCTGACCCCGGTGCTTGGCCGCCGGGCCTGGAAGGCCGCCCTGGCCCTGGCCCTTTTGGTCCACAATCTCCCCCTGGCCTGGACCGCTGGCGCGGCCATCCGCCGCACCATGCGCCTGCGTTGCCCGGACCTGCCGTTTTCCCGCAAACCCGGGCTGTTCGCCACGGCCCTGCTGCGGGCCGTGAGCCTGACGGCCTATGACCGGACCATGGCCGTGGCCGCCCGCAACCTGGACCGGCCCGAGGCCTGGCGGCCCGTGTTCGTCCATCCCTGGCGCGGGGCGCTGCCCTGCGCCCTGGCCGTGGTCCTGGCGGCGGCCGGGCTTTTATGGCCGTGA
- a CDS encoding SO_0444 family Cu/Zn efflux transporter — protein MEAISAMAAASLNVFVESAPYMLFGMFVAGLLRAFVPEGFIFSRLGGRGPGSVLLASLLGAPLPLCSCGVIPAAAEIRRRGAGRGATAAFLISTPETGVDSVAVTYALLGPAMAVIRPLAAVVTATLAGLFVNALDSDRPAAAAPQAPRSGRALHAPADFAAGLSTPDACANACTAGCGCGGRPSQQAPLLVRLMAGIRYAFGELLPDIGGWFVLGVVLSGIISALVPPDFIQARLGSGIAPMLAVLAVAVPLYVCATASTPIAAALLVKGLSPGAALVFLLAGPATNAATLAVAVKILGKRGAASYLAAIVVCSLAAGLCLDAFFPGVAAKTADFLATSGKDAPGLPSYLAAAVLAACLLWPLFAKRRTTCECGCTGPDAPRP, from the coding sequence ATCGAGGCCATTTCGGCCATGGCCGCCGCGTCCCTGAACGTTTTCGTGGAATCGGCCCCGTATATGCTTTTTGGCATGTTCGTAGCCGGTTTGTTGCGGGCCTTTGTGCCCGAAGGATTCATCTTTTCCAGGCTTGGCGGACGCGGCCCGGGCAGCGTCCTTTTGGCCTCGCTTCTGGGCGCGCCGCTTCCGCTGTGCAGTTGCGGGGTGATCCCGGCGGCGGCGGAGATACGGCGGCGCGGCGCAGGCAGGGGGGCCACGGCCGCATTTCTCATCTCCACCCCGGAGACGGGCGTGGATTCCGTGGCCGTGACCTATGCCCTCCTGGGTCCGGCCATGGCCGTCATCCGCCCCCTGGCCGCCGTGGTCACGGCCACCCTGGCCGGGCTGTTCGTCAACGCCCTGGACAGCGACCGGCCAGCCGCGGCCGCCCCGCAGGCCCCCCGCTCCGGGCGCGCCCTGCATGCCCCGGCGGATTTCGCCGCCGGGCTGTCCACGCCCGACGCCTGCGCCAACGCCTGTACGGCCGGGTGCGGCTGCGGCGGCAGGCCATCACAACAGGCCCCCCTCCTGGTTCGGCTCATGGCCGGAATCCGCTACGCCTTCGGGGAGCTTTTGCCGGACATCGGCGGCTGGTTCGTGCTGGGGGTCGTGCTCTCCGGGATCATCAGCGCCCTTGTGCCGCCGGATTTCATCCAAGCCCGGCTGGGCTCCGGCATCGCGCCCATGCTGGCGGTCCTGGCCGTGGCCGTGCCCCTGTACGTCTGCGCCACGGCCTCCACCCCCATCGCGGCGGCGCTCCTGGTCAAGGGCCTGTCGCCGGGCGCGGCCCTGGTTTTCCTGCTGGCCGGACCAGCCACCAACGCCGCCACCCTGGCCGTGGCCGTCAAGATCCTGGGGAAACGCGGCGCGGCCAGCTACCTGGCGGCCATCGTCGTCTGCTCCCTGGCCGCCGGTCTGTGCCTGGACGCCTTTTTCCCCGGCGTGGCCGCAAAAACCGCCGACTTCCTGGCCACGTCCGGCAAGGATGCCCCCGGTCTGCCCTCGTATCTGGCGGCGGCGGTCCTGGCCGCCTGCCTGCTGTGGCCGCTTTTCGCCAAACGGCGCACCACCTGCGAATGCGGATGCACCGGCCCGGACGCGCCACGGCCATGA